The proteins below come from a single Microcoleus sp. FACHB-68 genomic window:
- a CDS encoding pentapeptide repeat-containing protein, protein MQEVYCVQHCYYEIINNLNNKAMDVEELYRRYAAGERDFSGVALSRANLNIAKVKSLEDLEAGENDLSGINLSGASLSSANLSFVNLSGANLSSAQLDSAKLAEANLSGANFSNASLFSARLGHSDLSGADLSGANLDCTDLEYANLSQSILRRASIGEANLSGANLSGADLTKANFVQTALCEANLTGAFLRNTNLIECSLAGANLTNVDLSEAIICLELADINRISGAILCNTTMPDGSIRNDHCQSVIVETML, encoded by the coding sequence ATGCAAGAAGTTTACTGTGTACAGCATTGCTACTATGAAATTATAAACAACTTGAATAACAAAGCGATGGACGTTGAAGAACTTTATCGGCGTTACGCTGCGGGAGAGAGGGATTTCTCAGGCGTTGCTTTAAGTCGTGCTAACTTAAACATTGCTAAAGTGAAATCCCTTGAAGACCTCGAAGCCGGTGAGAATGACTTGAGCGGTATCAATCTCAGTGGTGCAAGCCTGAGTAGTGCCAATCTGAGTTTTGTTAATCTCAGTGGTGCTAACTTAAGCAGTGCTCAACTTGATAGCGCTAAGCTAGCTGAAGCGAACCTATCGGGGGCAAATTTCAGCAATGCTAGTTTATTTTCTGCCAGATTAGGTCACTCAGATTTGAGTGGAGCTGATTTAAGTGGAGCCAACTTGGATTGTACTGACTTAGAATATGCAAACCTGAGTCAATCCATATTGAGGAGAGCGAGCATCGGCGAAGCTAATCTGAGTGGGGCTAACCTAAGTGGAGCGGATTTGACAAAAGCTAATTTTGTACAAACTGCTCTTTGCGAAGCTAACTTAACAGGAGCTTTTTTAAGAAACACTAATCTAATAGAATGTTCGCTAGCTGGAGCTAATCTAACAAATGTAGACTTAAGTGAAGCTATTATTTGTTTAGAGCTAGCTGATATTAACAGAATTAGTGGGGCCATATTGTGCAATACAACGATGCCAGACGGCAGTATTAGGAATGACCATTGCCAGTCAGTGATTGTTGAAACTATGTTATGA
- the ileS gene encoding isoleucine--tRNA ligase — protein MTEAKTYKDTVNLPQTKFDMRASAVKREPELQKFWAEQQIYERLSQENPGELFILHDGPPYANGALHIGHALNKILKDIINRYQLLQGRKVRYVPGWDCHGLPIELKVLQEMKQEERKQLTPLQLRHKARDFAVKTVEQQSQDFQRYGVWGDWAHPYLTLKPEYEAAQIGVFGQMVLKGYIYRGRKPVHWSPSSKTALAEAELEYPEGHTSRSLYAAFEMTDLASTVPAQWQSYLPALGVAIWTTTPWTIPANLAVSVNPELSYALVETAEDSVKYKYLIVAADLVERLSATLGVNLTVKGTVKGAALEHSSYRHPLFDRQSEIVIGGDYVTTESGTGLVHTAPGHGLEDYQVGQRYGLQVLAPVDEDGNFTAEAGQFAGMNVLGEGNGAVVEALAEAGSLLKEEPYVHKYPYDWRTKKPTIFRATEQWFASVEGFREEAMKAIAEVKWIPSQGENRIKSMVSERSDWCISRQRNWGVPIPVFYDEETGEPLLNEETISHVQAIVAEKGSDAWWELPVEELLPASYRNNGKTYRKGSDTMDVWFDSGSSWAAVARQREELHYPVDMYLEGSDQHRGWFQSSLLTSVANNGCAPYKTVLTHGFVLDEKGRKMSKSMGNVVDPKIVIEGGKNQQTEPPYGADILRLWVSSVDYSSDVPLGKNILKQMSDVYRKIRNTARFLLGNVHDFEPTQNAVPYEQLPQLDRYMLHRMTEVFAEVKAAYENFEFDRVFQAVQNFCVVDLSNFYLDSAKDRLYISAPDAFRRRSCQTVLVIALENLAKAIAPILCHMAEDIWQYIPYSTAEKSVFEAGWVKVEDSWKKPELSQVWQQLRQIRGEVNQVLEEARKDKTIGSSLEAKVLLYVADAELRRQMQTINPDSLDGNGVDELRYLFISSEVELLDSPASLEGVQYKSQSEALGIGVVKADGEKCDRCWNYSTHVGESTEHPLICERCEPALAGQF, from the coding sequence GTGACAGAAGCGAAAACTTACAAAGATACCGTCAACTTGCCCCAGACTAAGTTTGATATGCGGGCTAGCGCTGTCAAACGGGAACCGGAATTGCAAAAATTTTGGGCAGAGCAACAGATTTATGAACGGCTGTCGCAGGAAAATCCCGGCGAGTTGTTTATTTTGCACGATGGCCCACCCTACGCTAATGGCGCACTCCACATTGGGCACGCCTTAAATAAAATTCTCAAAGACATCATCAACCGCTACCAACTGCTGCAAGGGCGCAAGGTTCGCTATGTCCCTGGTTGGGACTGTCACGGCTTACCCATTGAGCTGAAAGTGTTGCAAGAAATGAAGCAAGAGGAGCGCAAACAACTCACGCCCTTGCAATTGCGCCACAAAGCCCGTGACTTTGCCGTTAAAACGGTGGAACAGCAAAGCCAGGACTTCCAGCGCTACGGCGTTTGGGGCGACTGGGCACACCCTTACTTGACTTTAAAACCCGAATACGAAGCAGCACAAATTGGCGTATTTGGCCAGATGGTCTTGAAAGGCTATATCTACCGGGGACGCAAGCCGGTGCACTGGAGTCCGAGTTCAAAAACAGCCCTCGCTGAAGCCGAACTGGAATATCCCGAAGGGCACACTTCGCGCAGCCTCTATGCTGCCTTCGAGATGACAGATTTGGCGTCAACTGTGCCGGCACAATGGCAGAGTTATTTACCGGCTCTCGGCGTCGCTATCTGGACAACAACCCCTTGGACAATCCCCGCTAACTTAGCTGTCAGCGTTAACCCTGAACTTAGCTACGCCCTAGTAGAAACGGCTGAAGATTCAGTTAAATACAAATATTTAATTGTCGCTGCTGATTTAGTTGAACGCCTTTCCGCAACACTAGGTGTAAATTTAACCGTCAAAGGCACAGTGAAAGGCGCGGCGCTAGAACATTCCAGCTACCGGCACCCATTATTTGACCGGCAGAGTGAAATTGTCATCGGCGGCGATTATGTCACCACCGAATCCGGCACCGGCTTGGTACACACCGCACCCGGACATGGTTTAGAAGACTATCAAGTTGGACAGCGTTATGGGTTGCAGGTGCTTGCGCCGGTGGATGAAGATGGCAACTTTACCGCAGAAGCCGGTCAGTTTGCCGGTATGAATGTGCTGGGAGAAGGCAACGGCGCTGTTGTTGAAGCTCTTGCAGAAGCCGGTTCCTTACTTAAAGAAGAACCCTACGTTCACAAATATCCCTACGACTGGCGTACCAAAAAACCGACTATTTTTCGGGCAACGGAACAGTGGTTTGCTTCCGTTGAAGGCTTCCGGGAAGAAGCGATGAAAGCCATTGCCGAAGTGAAATGGATTCCCAGCCAAGGGGAAAACCGGATTAAATCAATGGTTTCAGAACGTTCTGACTGGTGTATCTCCCGTCAGCGTAATTGGGGCGTTCCCATTCCCGTTTTCTATGACGAAGAAACCGGCGAACCCCTGTTGAATGAAGAAACTATCTCCCACGTTCAGGCAATTGTGGCAGAAAAAGGTTCAGATGCTTGGTGGGAACTGCCGGTTGAAGAATTGCTGCCGGCATCCTATCGCAACAACGGCAAAACCTACCGCAAAGGCAGCGACACAATGGACGTTTGGTTCGACTCAGGCTCATCTTGGGCAGCAGTCGCCAGACAGCGCGAAGAATTGCACTATCCAGTTGATATGTATCTGGAAGGTTCCGATCAGCATCGCGGTTGGTTCCAATCCAGTTTACTCACCAGCGTGGCAAATAACGGCTGTGCGCCCTATAAAACGGTCTTAACTCACGGCTTTGTTCTCGATGAAAAAGGCCGCAAGATGAGCAAATCGATGGGCAATGTTGTTGACCCAAAAATTGTCATTGAAGGCGGCAAAAATCAACAAACAGAACCGCCTTATGGGGCAGATATTCTGCGTTTGTGGGTGTCATCGGTCGATTATTCTTCCGATGTTCCTCTCGGGAAAAACATTCTGAAACAAATGTCAGATGTTTACCGAAAAATTCGCAACACAGCGCGGTTTTTATTAGGCAATGTGCATGATTTTGAGCCAACTCAAAATGCTGTGCCTTACGAACAACTGCCGCAGCTTGATCGATATATGCTGCACCGGATGACAGAAGTTTTTGCAGAAGTTAAAGCAGCCTACGAGAATTTTGAATTTGATCGAGTTTTCCAAGCTGTACAGAATTTCTGTGTCGTCGATTTATCGAACTTCTACTTAGATAGTGCCAAAGACCGGCTTTATATCAGCGCCCCCGATGCTTTCCGACGTCGCAGTTGTCAAACTGTGCTAGTCATTGCTCTGGAAAACTTAGCCAAAGCGATTGCACCGATTCTCTGCCACATGGCAGAAGATATCTGGCAGTATATCCCTTATTCAACCGCTGAAAAATCAGTGTTTGAAGCCGGCTGGGTAAAAGTAGAAGATAGCTGGAAAAAACCAGAATTATCGCAAGTCTGGCAGCAATTGCGGCAAATTCGCGGTGAAGTTAACCAAGTTCTAGAAGAAGCCCGCAAAGATAAAACAATTGGCTCATCTTTAGAAGCGAAAGTGCTGCTCTATGTTGCTGATGCAGAATTGCGCCGGCAGATGCAAACGATCAACCCTGATAGCTTAGACGGAAACGGCGTTGATGAACTGCGCTACCTATTTATTTCCTCTGAGGTGGAATTACTAGATTCACCGGCATCTCTGGAAGGAGTACAATATAAATCCCAATCTGAAGCGCTGGGAATTGGCGTTGTTAAAGCAGATGGAGAGAAATGTGATCGCTGCTGGAATTACTCAACTCATGTTGGTGAATCAACCGAGCATCCTTTAATTTGTGAAAGATGCGAGCCGGCGTTGGCTGGGCAGTTTTAA
- a CDS encoding pentapeptide repeat-containing protein has product MDAKELLERYKSGERDFTGVKLPGVRLLDENLRGVIFREADLSNAFLDWSKLDYADLSYANLSGAKLGEAALEEANLEGADLSHAIFGQTYFAKANLSHASFRGAILTETSFFDANLSYTDFTGARDFYILRCKGATFCETIMPDGSIRSDSV; this is encoded by the coding sequence ATGGATGCCAAAGAATTGCTTGAACGTTATAAATCTGGAGAGAGAGATTTTACGGGAGTGAAGCTCCCTGGCGTCCGTTTGCTTGATGAAAATCTCCGAGGAGTTATTTTCAGAGAAGCTGACCTCAGTAACGCTTTTCTGGATTGGAGTAAACTGGATTATGCCGATTTGAGCTATGCCAACTTGAGCGGGGCGAAGCTTGGTGAAGCTGCTTTAGAAGAGGCTAATTTAGAGGGGGCTGACTTGAGTCATGCTATATTCGGTCAAACCTATTTCGCAAAAGCTAACCTCAGTCATGCCAGTTTCAGGGGTGCTATTTTAACTGAAACTTCTTTCTTCGATGCTAACCTCAGCTATACCGATTTTACTGGCGCTCGTGACTTTTATATTCTCAGATGCAAGGGAGCGACTTTTTGTGAAACTATCATGCCTGATGGAAGCATCAGAAGTGATAGTGTTTGA
- the gndA gene encoding NADP-dependent phosphogluconate dehydrogenase: MTQQSFGVIGLAVMGENLALNVERNGFPISVYNRTAEKTDAFMATRAQGKNVKAAYTIEEFVESLERPRKILIMVKAGAPVDAVIDQLQPLLDQGDIIIDGGNSLYDDTARRTRELEPQGFRFIGMGVSGGEEGALNGPSLMPGGTKSSYEYLEPILTKIAAQVDDGPCVTYIGPAGAGHYVKMVHNGIEYGDMQLIAEAYDLLKNALGLDHKQLHEIFAEWNTTDELNSYLIEITADIFKCIDPDTSLPLVDVIMDAAGQKGTGRWTVQSALEMGICIPTMTAAVNARIMSSFKKERVAASEVLTGPTGKYQGDPKTFINQIRDALYCSKICSYAQGMALLSAASQAYSYDLNLSETARIWKGGCIIRAGFLNKIKSAFKDNPTLPNLLLAPEFKQTILDRQDAWREVLSQSAKLGIPVPAFSASLDYFDSYRRNRLPQNLTQAQRDYFGAHTYERVDKAGFFHTEWTKIDEETLQTSTPEPLQAQDPGEVLHQYGSTD; this comes from the coding sequence ATGACACAGCAGAGCTTTGGTGTGATTGGTTTAGCCGTCATGGGGGAAAACTTGGCGCTGAACGTTGAGCGTAATGGTTTCCCCATTTCGGTTTATAACCGAACTGCCGAAAAAACTGATGCCTTTATGGCGACACGGGCGCAGGGAAAGAATGTTAAAGCCGCCTATACCATAGAGGAATTTGTCGAATCCCTAGAACGTCCCCGCAAAATCCTGATCATGGTGAAAGCCGGCGCGCCGGTGGATGCAGTTATTGACCAGCTTCAACCGCTGCTGGATCAAGGTGACATCATCATCGACGGGGGCAACTCCCTCTATGACGATACCGCTCGTCGTACCCGTGAGCTAGAGCCACAGGGATTTAGATTTATCGGCATGGGCGTTAGCGGCGGTGAAGAAGGAGCGCTAAATGGCCCTAGCTTGATGCCAGGAGGCACGAAAAGCTCCTACGAGTATTTAGAGCCAATTTTGACGAAGATTGCGGCTCAGGTAGATGATGGCCCTTGTGTGACCTACATTGGCCCTGCCGGTGCCGGCCACTATGTCAAAATGGTGCACAACGGCATTGAGTATGGCGATATGCAGCTAATTGCAGAAGCCTATGACTTGCTCAAAAATGCTTTGGGCCTTGATCACAAGCAGTTGCACGAAATTTTTGCCGAGTGGAATACCACTGACGAACTCAATTCCTATTTAATTGAGATTACGGCAGATATCTTCAAGTGCATCGATCCAGATACGAGTTTGCCTTTGGTTGATGTGATTATGGATGCTGCCGGCCAAAAAGGTACAGGCCGCTGGACAGTACAGAGTGCTCTCGAAATGGGGATCTGCATTCCCACCATGACGGCGGCTGTTAATGCCCGGATCATGTCTTCCTTTAAGAAAGAGCGAGTCGCTGCTTCAGAGGTTTTAACCGGCCCGACTGGCAAGTATCAGGGAGATCCGAAAACCTTCATTAACCAGATCCGCGATGCCCTTTACTGCTCGAAGATTTGCTCTTACGCGCAAGGAATGGCTTTACTAAGTGCCGCGTCGCAAGCTTATTCCTACGATCTCAACCTGAGTGAAACGGCTCGGATTTGGAAGGGCGGCTGTATTATTCGGGCTGGGTTCTTGAATAAGATTAAATCAGCTTTCAAGGACAACCCAACGTTGCCTAATTTGCTGCTTGCCCCTGAGTTTAAGCAGACCATTCTCGACCGGCAAGACGCTTGGCGGGAAGTGCTATCACAGTCAGCCAAGCTAGGTATTCCCGTGCCGGCGTTTAGCGCCTCGCTGGATTATTTTGACAGCTACCGGCGCAATCGCTTGCCGCAAAACCTCACTCAAGCTCAGCGCGACTACTTCGGTGCTCATACATACGAGCGCGTTGATAAGGCTGGTTTCTTCCATACCGAATGGACGAAAATTGACGAAGAGACCCTGCAAACCTCTACGCCTGAGCCGCTTCAAGCCCAAGATCCTGGGGAAGTTTTACATCAGTACGGCAGTACAGACTAG
- a CDS encoding Ycf66 family protein, whose translation MLSYILALTVALGSFALYMAAFFFPEVHRKGDFIWSGVGLFYALVLWFCAGRITGAVLLGETASISLLGWLGWQTLKLRREVTPSQERTQIAEPEKLTAGVSQVGGGLTNLFKRKSKPAPVPVENKVVPVADIPQPAQIPQPVAEVEGSSVNELVEAATELETPASQETIRQEMPVSEEAIVAAMAETLYEEIEQAAKSVPLEEILPPDARPNATPAPEVLDAPLQEALNLESLPPKPAPDALDAPQEEVLNPEISSVKEAFISAREEMPSAPEQVEPATGDTQPVTTNAEAPEQIEPATGDTQPAQMPVTTNIENMPAAAALEGATGESDTFDTLEEDEFDDELFEPAPPTPVKPPQKPAALKGNQDSRPTKPTTAAGGGANQLLAPVAGLISTLQNGIQGLLNKVKKPKTQQTQPERKTPSSATVSRRAKEQSPLEVDAVLEVSVVETRITDAEIVSESTTIITDANNPDAPVTVVVEELTIQTEPTTFTDSSIETTADAPTPSIEIPIQPTAPETETSKPESRLEAIPPNPPSPELVEAAQESAHEVTDFLQSQVPIEEIAPEVELAPPAEGFEEENLEVSAEAEPEPAEALDIPPLEATPLELEPTSSALTTPSASEAQFPTPSIEIPIQPTAPKAETSESESRLEAIPPNPPSPELVEAAQESAHEVTDSSQSQVPIEEIAPEVELAPPAEGSDEENLEVSAEAEPEPAEAIDIPPLEATPLELEPTPPAPATPSASEPTPPAAPTPPQAAQKDNVAKVMRAGRQDPALVEPAKRSAEAKSKNNPNGDEGKGA comes from the coding sequence ATGCTTTCATACATTCTGGCGTTGACAGTCGCTCTTGGTAGCTTCGCCCTTTACATGGCTGCTTTCTTTTTTCCTGAAGTCCATCGTAAAGGGGACTTTATTTGGAGTGGCGTAGGACTGTTTTATGCCTTGGTGTTGTGGTTCTGTGCTGGACGAATTACCGGCGCTGTACTATTGGGAGAAACAGCCAGCATTAGCTTACTCGGTTGGTTGGGTTGGCAAACTTTGAAATTAAGAAGGGAAGTCACCCCCTCTCAAGAACGCACTCAAATCGCGGAACCAGAGAAGTTAACGGCGGGTGTATCTCAGGTAGGCGGAGGGTTGACAAACCTCTTCAAACGTAAGTCTAAACCGGCTCCGGTTCCCGTTGAAAATAAAGTTGTGCCGGTAGCAGATATTCCCCAGCCGGCTCAAATCCCCCAGCCTGTCGCTGAAGTTGAGGGTTCCTCGGTTAATGAGCTGGTTGAAGCTGCAACTGAGTTAGAAACACCGGCTTCTCAGGAAACGATTAGGCAAGAAATGCCGGTTTCAGAAGAAGCCATTGTGGCGGCAATGGCAGAAACGCTTTACGAGGAAATCGAGCAGGCAGCCAAGTCAGTCCCCTTGGAAGAAATCTTGCCCCCAGACGCACGCCCAAACGCAACGCCTGCGCCTGAAGTCTTAGATGCACCTCTGCAAGAAGCCCTGAATTTAGAAAGCCTGCCGCCAAAGCCTGCGCCTGATGCTTTAGATGCGCCTCAAGAAGAAGTTTTGAATCCGGAAATTTCTTCGGTTAAAGAAGCGTTTATTTCCGCAAGAGAGGAAATGCCTTCAGCGCCCGAACAAGTTGAACCGGCAACCGGAGATACTCAGCCGGTAACAACAAATGCGGAAGCGCCCGAACAAATTGAGCCGGCAACCGGAGATACCCAGCCGGCGCAGATGCCGGTAACAACCAATATTGAAAATATGCCTGCCGCCGCCGCACTAGAAGGCGCAACCGGCGAATCTGACACATTTGACACATTAGAAGAAGACGAATTTGACGATGAGCTGTTTGAGCCGGCACCCCCAACACCTGTAAAACCACCCCAGAAGCCCGCTGCACTGAAGGGCAATCAGGATTCACGCCCGACTAAACCGACCACAGCAGCCGGTGGTGGGGCAAATCAACTGCTTGCGCCGGTAGCCGGTTTGATCTCCACTCTGCAAAATGGTATTCAAGGGTTGCTGAATAAAGTTAAAAAACCGAAAACTCAGCAAACTCAGCCTGAAAGGAAAACACCCTCATCGGCAACTGTTTCCAGGAGGGCAAAAGAACAGTCACCCCTGGAAGTGGATGCAGTGCTTGAGGTATCTGTGGTTGAGACACGGATTACCGATGCAGAGATTGTCTCAGAATCAACAACAATTATCACAGATGCGAATAATCCCGATGCGCCTGTCACAGTTGTTGTTGAAGAATTAACGATTCAAACTGAGCCGACAACCTTTACTGATAGCAGCATAGAGACGACAGCAGACGCCCCTACTCCAAGTATTGAGATCCCAATTCAACCCACCGCGCCAGAGACAGAAACCTCTAAACCAGAAAGCCGGCTGGAAGCAATTCCCCCCAATCCCCCTAGTCCCGAACTCGTAGAAGCAGCCCAAGAATCGGCTCACGAAGTCACGGATTTCTTACAATCTCAAGTTCCGATTGAGGAAATTGCGCCGGAAGTCGAACTCGCCCCGCCGGCAGAAGGTTTTGAGGAGGAAAACCTGGAAGTGAGCGCTGAGGCGGAACCTGAGCCGGCAGAAGCGCTTGATATTCCTCCCCTGGAAGCAACCCCGTTAGAATTAGAACCCACCTCATCGGCACTAACAACCCCATCTGCATCAGAAGCACAATTCCCGACGCCAAGTATTGAGATCCCAATTCAACCCACCGCGCCAAAGGCAGAAACCTCTGAATCAGAAAGCCGGCTGGAAGCAATTCCCCCCAACCCTCCAAGTCCCGAACTCGTAGAAGCAGCCCAAGAATCGGCTCACGAAGTCACGGATTCCTCACAATCTCAAGTACCGATTGAGGAAATTGCGCCCGAAGTCGAACTCGCCCCGCCGGCAGAAGGTTCTGACGAGGAAAACTTAGAAGTAAGTGCAGAGGCGGAACCTGAGCCGGCAGAAGCGATTGATATTCCTCCCCTGGAAGCAACCCCGCTAGAATTAGAACCCACCCCACCGGCACCGGCAACCCCATCTGCATCAGAACCCACCCCACCGGCAGCCCCAACCCCGCCCCAAGCCGCCCAAAAGGATAACGTAGCCAAAGTAATGCGAGCCGGCAGACAAGATCCCGCCCTCGTAGAACCAGCTAAACGCTCTGCGGAAGCCAAATCTAAGAACAATCCCAATGGTGACGAGGGAAAAGGGGCATAG
- a CDS encoding pentapeptide repeat-containing protein, which yields MEADELLRRYANGERDFSGINLINVDLAGIDLSSANFTEANLRNINLLNANLSYAKFPNSEWEESNLRGVNLRGANLEGIVMRDIILENADLTNINLSNADLNEVYLMGANLTGANLSNACLYIVSLASANLERARFSNTTLDEVSFEPPIQRIIEFRKLLQQYAAGERNFAGIKLCGGAVSGCDLSGINLSKAKLSALNLSQVNLSNAHLQGAIMLGTDLSSSNLKGANLKGANLSGANLRKTNLNYAYLTDAILSGADLEGAECEGANTDNVILVATNLRGARGFRSGIGAFFCKTIEPGGEFIEGADWIE from the coding sequence ATGGAGGCTGACGAACTGCTAAGACGATATGCTAATGGGGAGAGAGATTTTTCAGGGATAAATCTGATCAATGTTGATTTGGCTGGCATTGATTTAAGTAGCGCGAATTTTACAGAAGCTAATTTAAGAAATATAAACTTGCTTAATGCCAACTTGAGTTATGCCAAGTTTCCAAATTCAGAGTGGGAAGAAAGCAATCTGCGGGGGGTGAATTTGAGAGGAGCTAACTTAGAAGGTATTGTGATGAGAGATATTATTTTAGAGAACGCTGATTTAACTAATATTAACTTAAGCAATGCTGATCTAAATGAAGTTTACCTCATGGGTGCTAATCTAACGGGTGCCAACTTGAGTAATGCTTGTTTGTATATTGTGAGTCTTGCCTCTGCTAACTTGGAGCGAGCTAGATTCAGCAATACTACGCTTGATGAAGTTAGCTTTGAGCCTCCAATTCAACGAATTATAGAATTTCGTAAATTGCTTCAACAGTACGCTGCTGGTGAAAGAAATTTTGCTGGGATTAAACTTTGTGGGGGAGCGGTTAGTGGCTGCGATCTTAGTGGCATCAATTTAAGCAAAGCTAAACTCTCGGCTCTAAATCTAAGTCAGGTCAATTTGAGTAATGCTCACTTGCAGGGAGCGATAATGCTTGGTACTGACCTGAGCAGTTCTAATCTCAAGGGTGCCAATCTCAAGGGTGCCAATCTCAGTGGTGCCAATCTGAGAAAAACTAATTTGAACTATGCCTATTTAACAGATGCTATTTTGAGTGGTGCCGATCTTGAGGGTGCTGAGTGCGAGGGTGCCAATACGGATAACGTCATTCTAGTAGCAACTAACTTGCGGGGAGCCAGAGGTTTCCGTAGCGGCATAGGAGCTTTCTTTTGCAAGACTATTGAACCTGGAGGGGAATTCATAGAGGGAGCCGATTGGATAGAGTGA
- a CDS encoding pentapeptide repeat-containing protein — translation MDAEELLRRYEAGERDFTGVWLIDKNLSGILLREADLSNGHLDGVTLDDADLRGANLSKARLREAAFNGANLEGADLSYVVCGQTSLSEVNLSHAKLRKAKLTESSFLNLNLSYADFTGARDFEIGRCRGATFFETIMPDGSIRSEG, via the coding sequence ATGGACGCCGAAGAATTACTTAGACGTTATGAGGCTGGGGAGAGGGATTTTACTGGAGTTTGGTTGATTGATAAAAATCTATCGGGTATTCTCTTGAGGGAAGCTGATCTGAGTAATGGTCATTTGGATGGGGTAACTCTCGATGATGCCGATTTGAGAGGAGCCAACTTGAGCAAAGCGCGTCTTCGTGAAGCCGCTTTTAATGGAGCCAATCTGGAAGGGGCTGACTTAAGTTATGTTGTTTGCGGACAAACTTCTCTCAGTGAAGTTAACCTCAGTCACGCCAAATTGAGAAAAGCTAAATTGACTGAATCCTCTTTCTTGAATTTAAACCTCAGTTATGCCGATTTTACAGGCGCTCGTGACTTTGAGATTGGGCGATGCAGGGGAGCGACTTTTTTTGAAACTATTATGCCCGACGGAAGCATCAGAAGTGAGGGTTAA
- a CDS encoding pentapeptide repeat-containing protein, whose translation MSRTMKLTMGEFNRRYQAGERDFTRVSILDADFRFQGIPRDIILKKANLTGALLEELMIPPIDMSYAKFKKARLGKTVFCGTNLEGADFRGAHFCQTYFSKCNLRHANFSKTVLTEILFKEVDLSYANFSGAAQFSPLGYKGVIFHETIMPDGSLYSNNPTDNS comes from the coding sequence ATGAGCCGAACGATGAAACTCACAATGGGGGAATTCAATAGACGTTATCAAGCCGGCGAACGAGATTTCACTAGAGTCTCAATCCTAGATGCTGATTTCAGGTTTCAAGGGATTCCCCGCGATATCATTTTGAAAAAAGCCAACCTCACTGGAGCGCTGCTTGAAGAATTGATGATCCCCCCCATAGACATGAGCTATGCCAAGTTCAAGAAAGCTCGGCTTGGTAAAACTGTCTTCTGCGGCACGAACCTAGAAGGAGCTGACTTTCGGGGCGCTCATTTTTGCCAAACTTATTTTAGCAAGTGCAACCTCCGGCACGCCAATTTTAGTAAAACTGTTTTGACAGAAATCCTCTTCAAAGAAGTTGACCTCAGCTATGCCAATTTTAGTGGAGCAGCACAGTTCAGTCCTCTTGGATATAAGGGTGTTATCTTCCACGAGACTATCATGCCAGACGGCAGCCTTTATAGTAACAATCCTACCGATAATTCCTGA